From the Lolium rigidum isolate FL_2022 chromosome 2, APGP_CSIRO_Lrig_0.1, whole genome shotgun sequence genome, one window contains:
- the LOC124690617 gene encoding protein trichome birefringence-like 20: MSLPVVHLQIIDELGMGSGILNLPMCLKESLNAIRIALGFHSGANISLTMRTNKLRRMRYLLRNEMGRIVRYLGEVVLHQLLVAVEAIALDVRCSKPGMESILGWRWQPHGCDLPHFDAATFLRLVRGKSMAFVGDSVACNHMQSLMCLLAKVEYPMEIEPRGCFHCTRKYHYREHDFTVCVYWTPFLVRWNLTHGGQSFIDPHNVYLDESDPEWSGDVAGYDYAVLSGAKWFTRPTLLYEGGRILGCANVDGCEAAHNATDVAPDYALCASFRTALRALAGFRDRVVVRTVAPPHYENGKWYNGGNCLRTRPVRSNETSLPETEAAFHAAQVGEFRTAASAASAARFVLMDVSEMMQMRADGHPGQYRHWPHEKVGFSIDCMHWCLTGPVDAWNELLLHLLLSG; this comes from the exons ATGTCGCTGCCAGTGGTGCATCTTCAGATCATAGACGAGCTGGGCATGGGTAGTGGAATTCTCAATCTGCCGATGTGCCTCAAGGAAAGCTTGAATGCGATACGGATTGCGTTGGGGTTCCACTCGGGTGCTaacatt TCTTTGACGATGCGGACGAACAAGCTACGCcgcatgcgatacctcctacGGAACGAGATGGGCAGGATAGttaggtacctcggcgaagtagtcctccatcagctgctcgtggccgTGGAGGCGATAGCGCTGGATGTG agatgctctaagccggGGATGGAGTCCATCCTCGGGTGGCGGTGGCAGCCCCACGGCTGCGACCTCCCCCACTTCGACGCTGCCACCTTCCTCCGCCTCGTGCGGGGCAAGTCCATGGCCTTCGTCGGGGACTCCGTCGCCTGTAACCACATGCAGTCCCTCATGTGTCTCCTCGCCAAG GTGGAGTACCCGATGGAGATCGAGCCGAGAGGCTGCTTCCACTGCACGCGCAAGTACCACTACCGGGAGCACGACTTCACGGTGTGCGTGTACTGGACGCCGTTCCTGGTGCGGTGGAACCTGACGCATGGCGGGCAGTCGTTCATAGACCCGCACAACGTGTACCTCGACGAGTCGGACCCTGAGTGGAGCGGCGACGTCGCTGGCTATGACTACGCCGTTCTCAGCGGCGCCAAGTGGTTCACGCGCCCCACCTTGCTCTACGAGGGCGGCCGCATCCTCGGCTGCGCCAACGTGGACGGCTGCGAGGCGGCGCACAACGCCACCGACGTGGCCCCGGACTACGCGTTGTGTGCGTCGTTCCGGACCGCACTCCGTGCGCTGGCCGGGTTCCGCGACAGGGTGGTGGTCcggacggtggcgccgccgcactACGAGAACGGCAAGTGGTACAACGGGGGGAACTGCCTGAGGACGCGGCCAGTGCGGAGCAACGAGACGAGCCTGCCGGAGACCGAGGCCGCGTTCCACGCCGCGCAGGTGGGGGAGTTCCGGACCGCGGCGTCGGCAGCGTCGGCGGCGAGGTTTGTGCTGATGGACGTGAGCGAGATGATGCAGATGAGGGCCGACGGACACCCCGGGCAGTACAGGCACTGGCCGCACGAGAAGGTCGGCTTCAGCATCGACTGCATGCACTGGTGCTTGACTGGGCCCGTCGACGCATGGAACGAGCTTCTGCTCCATTTGCTTCTGAGTGGTTAA
- the LOC124688242 gene encoding putative FBD-associated F-box protein At5g56700: protein MATVIQDVLGYFPGEAHALAASSSLSAAAGYHGEDRVSALPDTLLRNILSRLPAKDAARTASLASRWRHIWRSTPLVLRDADVPRAAVARVLASHPGPFRAVTLARCRFAYHERMLAQWPRLLASKGVDDLVLVNNASDPSADTLPLPADVFRCASLQRLFLGFWTLPDTAGLRRGADVFPLLRELSLFATTITDGDDLDYMLACSPALQTLALIFNQTPDRVHLRSKSLRCVLLWLSMVEEGVVVVDAPLLERLILFDCPAGSGEEEGQVKVKIFCAPKLRVLGYLDPRVHQLQIGDKVIKPNARPSPSTMVPGVKVLALKINLGVSKEVKMMTSFLACFPNVEKLHIESVVADDGPAGQQHPSKVWKEVCRVDCLKSHVKKVLLHQFRGDQGELDFIKFIGRSALQLQALLVVLTPEDYASPDKVNELMRKLRDHSGVPWACKYGFLLVVGPKLPSVWKWNFRKASDLAEDDPFAS, encoded by the exons ATGGCCACCGTCATCCAGGATGTCTTGGGCTATTTCCCCGGTGAGGCGCACGCCCTCGCGGCGTCCTCCTCCCTCTCCGCAGCCGCGGGCTACCACGGCGAGGACCGCGTCAGCGCCCTCCCCGACACCCTCCTCCGCAACATCCTCTCTCGCCTCCCCGCCAAGGACGCCGCCCGAACCGCCTCCCTCGCCTCCCGGTGGCGCCACATCTGGCGCTCCACCCCGCTCGTCCTCCGCGACGCCGACGTGCCCCGCGCCGCGGTCGCGCGCGTCCTCGCCAGCCACCCGGGCCCCTTCCGCGCCGTCACCCTCGCCCGATGCAGGTTCGCCTACCACGAGCGTATGCTCGCCCAGtggccgcgcctcctcgcctccaaGGGCGTCGACGACCTCGTCCTAGTCAACAACGCCAGCGACCCCTCCGCCGACACGCTGCCCCTCCCCGCCGACGTCTTCCGATGCGCCTCGCTCCAGCGCCTCTTCCTCGGCTTCTGGACGCTCCCGGAcaccgccggcctccgccgcggCGCCGACGTGTTCCCTCTCCTCCGGGAGCTCTCCCTGTTCGCCACCACCATCACCGACGGGGACGACCTCGACTACATGCTCGCCTGCAGCCCTGCTCTCCAGACCCTCGCGCTCATATTCAACCAGACGCCCGACCGCGTCCACCTCCGCAGCAAGAGCCTGCGTTGCGTGCTCCTCTGGttgtccatggtggaggagggggTCGTCGTGGTGGACGCCCCGCTCCTCGAGCGGCTTATCCTCTTTGACTGTCCTGCTGGATCTGGTGAAGAAGAGGGTCAGGTGAAGGTCAAGATTTTTTGTGCACCAAAGCTGCGGGTGCTTGGTTACTTGGACCCAAGAGTTCACCAGCTGCAGATCGGTGACAAAGTCATCAAG CCTAACGCAAGGCCCAGCCCAAGCACCATGGTTCCAGGCGTCAAGGTATTGGCCTTGAAGATTAATCTGGGTGTCTCAAAGGAGGTCAAGATGATGACCAGCTTCCTCGCCTGCTTTCCCAACGTCGAGAAGCTGCACATCGAG TCTGTTGTAGCCGATGATGGACCTGCTGGACAGCAGCACCCGTCCAAGGTCTGGAAGGAGGTCTGTCGCGTCGACTGCCTCAAGTCACATGTCAAGAAGGTGCTTCTCCACCAATTCCGCGGCGACCAGGGTGAACTTGACTTCATCAAGTTCATCGGCAGGAGCGCGCTGCAGCTGCAGGCCTTGCTGGTTGTGCTCACCCCAGAAGATTACGCTTCGCCGGACAAGGTGAACGAGCTGATGCGCAAACTCAGGGATCACTCCGGTGTACCATGGGCTTGCAAGTACGGTTTTCTGCTGGTGGTAGGGCCTAAGCTGCCGAGCGTTTGGAAATGGAACTTCCGGAAAGCGTCCGACCTTGCTGAAGATGACCCTTTTGCATCTTGA